A region of Prochlorococcus marinus subsp. pastoris str. CCMP1986 DNA encodes the following proteins:
- a CDS encoding mannose-1-phosphate guanylyltransferase/mannose-6-phosphate isomerase: MINNLKSDLKLQPVILSGGKGSRLWPLSRECYPKQYLELYEGNKFSLLQNTFLRLNLLDNLEPPIIICNESQRFLVAEQMLKINVVPKSIIIEPVGKNTGPAVALAAIAANKKGQDPALLILSSDHVINDSKEFTATIIEGLIHAKQGKIVSFGVVPTYPETGYGYIESLEELTNFKKSSSIKRFIEKPEEDRAKQFIQSNLFTWNSGIFLFKASTIIQEFNRFAPEIIHICKKSIVSAVSDLDFLRLNNEIFQKCPNVPIDIAIMEKTDKGTVVRLNAGWSDIGNWESVWDNSTKDNERNSTKGNVLLMESHGCYLRSEKRLLVGLGLKDLIVIETDDAVLVINKSSAQKVKHIVEDLEKKNISEGKVNKKIYRPWGSYTSISNGITWQVKKLEVNPGASLSLQMHFHRTEHWIIVDGTAKVEINNHETILNQNESIYVPIQAKHRLSNPGNENLIIIEVQNGKYLGEDDIVRFEDIYGRKKDL, encoded by the coding sequence ATGATAAATAATTTAAAATCAGATTTAAAATTGCAGCCTGTAATTTTATCAGGAGGAAAGGGTTCAAGACTTTGGCCTTTATCTAGAGAATGTTATCCAAAACAATATTTAGAATTATATGAGGGAAATAAGTTTTCGTTATTGCAGAATACTTTTTTAAGACTAAATCTCTTAGATAACTTAGAGCCTCCAATAATAATTTGTAATGAATCACAAAGATTTCTTGTGGCGGAACAAATGTTAAAGATAAATGTAGTGCCAAAGTCCATAATTATTGAGCCCGTAGGTAAAAATACAGGGCCCGCAGTAGCCCTAGCGGCAATTGCTGCAAATAAAAAAGGACAAGATCCAGCTCTTCTTATCCTTTCTTCGGATCATGTGATTAATGATTCGAAAGAGTTTACAGCAACCATAATTGAAGGACTAATACATGCAAAGCAAGGAAAAATTGTCTCTTTTGGAGTAGTTCCAACATATCCAGAAACTGGTTATGGATATATTGAATCACTTGAAGAACTAACCAATTTTAAGAAATCAAGTTCTATAAAAAGATTTATAGAAAAACCTGAAGAAGATAGGGCTAAACAATTTATTCAAAGCAATCTATTTACTTGGAATAGTGGGATTTTCCTATTTAAAGCATCAACTATTATTCAAGAATTCAATAGATTCGCTCCTGAAATTATTCATATTTGTAAGAAATCTATTGTTAGTGCAGTAAGTGATCTTGATTTTCTTAGATTAAACAATGAAATTTTTCAAAAATGTCCAAATGTTCCAATCGATATCGCAATAATGGAAAAAACAGATAAAGGTACTGTAGTTAGGCTAAATGCTGGATGGAGTGATATTGGAAATTGGGAATCTGTTTGGGATAATTCGACTAAAGACAATGAAAGAAACTCCACTAAAGGTAATGTTCTACTGATGGAATCTCATGGATGCTATTTAAGGAGTGAAAAAAGACTCCTTGTAGGTCTAGGACTAAAAGATCTTATAGTAATTGAAACTGATGATGCCGTACTTGTAATTAATAAAAGCTCAGCTCAAAAAGTTAAGCATATAGTAGAGGATTTAGAGAAAAAAAATATTTCAGAAGGAAAAGTCAATAAAAAAATATACAGGCCATGGGGAAGTTATACTTCAATTTCTAATGGAATTACTTGGCAAGTAAAAAAATTAGAGGTAAATCCAGGTGCGAGTCTATCTTTACAGATGCATTTTCACAGAACTGAGCATTGGATAATTGTTGATGGCACTGCAAAAGTTGAAATTAATAATCACGAAACGATCTTAAATCAAAACGAAAGTATATATGTTCCTATTCAGGCGAAACATCGATTATCTAATCCAGGAAACGAGAACTTAATAATAATAGAAGTACAAAATGGTAAATATCTTGGGGAGGACGATATTGTAAGGTTCGAAGATATCTATGGAAGAAAAAAAGATCTTTAG
- a CDS encoding O-antigen ligase family protein — MNFNFIPRIEFKELFVKSNKNLNGINYFRIGVFLLPSAFSVSSIFLIIALIINTKSEKINYFKDYFNYPLFLSGILILITAISNYLSNSQIADMRFENRIQFLLDIANWIPFFYVFSSFGNYLSNTKLRKEFSILLISGSLPIFVSGFYQFFLFKFNMPFSLSGPYKLFNGLITWYQYVIQPTGELGVTSIFNNPNYLGCWLLILLPFSMFLSIQKYEKRYQKIFALSFLISIVILIALSKSRAALGLLALSIPATFELNLLITTLFLIFYLSTNLLIIFFANTDYQSSIKQLIPEQIINDFSQSKLLGNPSRELRSDIWSSAINFIKLKPLFGIGAGLFPLVYISRNELTEEVNNWVGHTHNLFLELAFNYGLILASVISFFILFLIIKSFFVIRFNKLKACNSINNFNRAWWAATILLVSSQLVDVQYYDGRISIVFWILLSGLRAIIKEG; from the coding sequence GTGAATTTTAATTTTATTCCGAGAATAGAATTCAAAGAGCTTTTTGTTAAATCTAATAAAAATTTAAATGGTATTAATTATTTTAGAATTGGAGTCTTCTTATTACCAAGTGCCTTTAGTGTATCATCTATATTTCTAATAATTGCTTTAATCATTAATACTAAGAGCGAAAAGATTAATTATTTTAAAGACTACTTCAATTACCCTTTGTTCCTCTCAGGGATATTAATTTTAATAACTGCAATATCAAATTATTTATCAAATTCTCAAATTGCAGATATGAGATTTGAGAATAGAATCCAATTTTTACTTGATATTGCAAATTGGATTCCTTTTTTTTATGTATTCTCATCATTTGGAAATTATCTCTCAAATACAAAACTAAGGAAAGAATTTTCAATTTTACTTATTTCGGGTTCTCTCCCAATTTTTGTAAGTGGTTTTTACCAGTTTTTTTTATTTAAATTTAATATGCCTTTTTCACTTTCTGGGCCTTATAAGTTATTTAATGGATTAATTACTTGGTATCAGTATGTGATCCAACCTACAGGAGAATTAGGAGTAACAAGTATCTTTAATAATCCAAATTACCTTGGATGTTGGCTTTTAATTTTGTTACCATTTTCAATGTTTTTATCAATTCAAAAATACGAAAAAAGATATCAAAAAATTTTTGCATTAAGTTTTTTAATATCGATAGTTATTCTGATAGCACTCTCTAAATCCAGAGCAGCTTTAGGCCTATTAGCATTATCTATACCAGCAACATTTGAATTGAATTTATTAATAACAACATTATTTTTAATATTTTATTTAAGTACGAATTTATTAATAATATTTTTTGCAAATACAGATTATCAATCATCAATAAAACAACTAATACCTGAACAAATAATTAATGATTTTTCTCAAAGTAAACTTTTGGGAAATCCATCTAGAGAATTAAGATCTGATATTTGGTCGAGTGCAATAAATTTTATAAAGTTAAAGCCATTATTTGGTATAGGTGCAGGACTATTCCCATTAGTTTATATTTCTAGGAATGAATTAACTGAAGAAGTGAACAACTGGGTTGGTCATACTCACAATTTATTTTTGGAGTTAGCATTTAATTATGGCTTAATTTTAGCTTCTGTTATCAGCTTCTTTATACTTTTTCTAATTATCAAAAGTTTTTTTGTAATCCGATTTAATAAATTAAAAGCTTGTAATAGTATTAATAATTTCAATAGGGCATGGTGGGCAGCGACGATATTATTAGTTTCATCTCAACTTGTAGATGTTCAATACTACGATGGAAGAATTTCTATTGTATTTTGGATACTATTATCAGGATTAAGGGCAATTATAAAAGAGGGTTAA
- a CDS encoding glycosyltransferase 87 family protein, translated as MFNYDINTFIIFSQALISAIFSSYLLKAAILKILSNEKIDGTFINIKNEYKSIKLTAFYCLVSIGLIFIASRNGVMDYKAYLNHWAIINQGLDPWIGTDNAYLPIHNIFAPLAVINNSLPKFVFVCIFAIPMYLSSISPLNFKRELDTFSKIRIFSVFAFSPFCLLTIAYYGLNDTPVAGLIVLSLYLSLSNNTKQNSLLSGISLALATMIKVYPVFIAPLFILRKKRIDVNFFTSYFLSIISILFTSIIIWGNSTLNPILYAADRHSKHLSFFNFFRRIVGINLDEYSLFAMGLVLLIVLFFIYKNKIDLLPAVILTLAFAFTFYKVGHPQFFLFFFAVSPMMIRYIYDKKLMKNGRLFISFLMWICFLNFYQTFYALSCHMFHGLPNYLRGLGSLPYILFSILMLIEIVKLLKKDPKALSSKSISS; from the coding sequence ATGTTTAATTATGATATTAATACTTTTATTATTTTTTCCCAGGCTTTAATATCTGCAATTTTCTCTTCATATTTACTAAAAGCTGCTATTTTAAAAATTTTAAGCAATGAAAAAATTGATGGAACGTTTATTAATATAAAAAATGAATATAAATCAATAAAATTAACTGCTTTTTATTGTTTAGTTTCGATAGGACTGATATTTATAGCTAGTAGGAATGGAGTCATGGACTATAAAGCTTATTTAAATCATTGGGCAATTATTAATCAAGGATTGGATCCTTGGATTGGAACAGATAATGCTTACTTACCAATCCATAATATTTTTGCCCCATTAGCAGTTATAAACAATTCCTTACCAAAATTTGTATTCGTTTGTATATTTGCAATTCCAATGTATTTATCTTCAATATCTCCCTTAAATTTTAAAAGAGAATTAGATACTTTTTCAAAAATAAGAATATTTTCAGTATTTGCTTTTTCACCATTTTGTCTACTAACCATTGCATATTATGGACTTAATGATACCCCAGTGGCTGGTTTAATAGTTTTATCGTTATATCTATCTTTATCCAACAATACAAAACAAAATAGCTTGCTGTCTGGTATATCTCTTGCTTTAGCAACGATGATAAAAGTCTACCCAGTCTTCATTGCTCCATTATTTATCCTAAGGAAAAAAAGAATTGATGTTAATTTTTTTACTTCGTATTTTTTATCAATAATTAGTATATTATTCACTTCAATAATTATTTGGGGTAATTCAACCCTAAACCCAATATTATATGCGGCCGACAGGCATTCTAAGCATCTCTCTTTCTTTAATTTCTTCAGAAGAATTGTAGGAATTAATCTTGATGAATATAGTTTATTCGCTATGGGTTTAGTATTACTTATCGTACTATTTTTCATATATAAAAATAAGATCGATCTTTTACCAGCAGTTATATTAACTTTGGCATTTGCGTTTACTTTTTATAAAGTAGGACATCCGCAATTCTTTCTTTTCTTCTTCGCTGTTTCGCCAATGATGATTAGATATATTTACGATAAAAAATTAATGAAAAATGGAAGATTATTTATTTCTTTTTTAATGTGGATTTGTTTTTTGAATTTCTATCAAACTTTTTATGCACTTTCATGTCATATGTTTCACGGTTTACCCAATTATTTAAGGGGACTGGGATCTCTACCTTATATTTTATTTTCAATATTAATGTTAATAGAGATTGTTAAGTTGCTTAAAAAAGATCCAAAAGCTTTATCTTCAAAAAGTATTTCTTCTTAA
- a CDS encoding GtrA family protein: protein MRSTKKKDKPNITILLIKNEKFENLYILLNKINNFKKLFDIEIIILSLDTEFAGIEGNSSLKNKKIKLINKVKKSEVSNSIKKLIIESSSEFIAVIEDDCQYDPNSLITAFDKLIENNLDLVLGSRFNYSSEIKGLNKKRKKISKITNKLGKYCLSNKYSHITDCMTGFFVLRKTVCKRLINKIEIDGFNFIFEFLAMSKGNLSIGEIPLIVDANLNDKTIIELPILWNFVISILHNLSFKLLPRRAISFGLIGISGIIIQLSITYFLMSITNLDFEQVILFSILVSATSNFLINNSLTFRSNKLSGNLLLIGLIRFLLITSIPLITNFALSTAFYTYILGNVFWAQIFGIAICFIWNYTASTKFVWKKT, encoded by the coding sequence ATGCGATCAACTAAAAAAAAAGATAAACCGAATATAACTATCCTGCTTATAAAAAACGAAAAATTCGAGAATTTATATATCTTGCTTAATAAGATAAATAATTTTAAAAAGCTTTTTGATATTGAGATTATTATTTTGAGCCTTGATACTGAATTTGCAGGAATAGAAGGAAATTCATCTCTCAAGAATAAAAAAATCAAACTAATTAATAAAGTAAAAAAATCAGAAGTTTCAAATTCAATAAAGAAATTAATAATTGAATCATCATCAGAATTTATAGCTGTAATAGAAGACGATTGTCAATATGACCCAAATTCACTGATAACCGCCTTTGATAAGTTAATCGAAAATAATCTAGATTTAGTATTAGGCAGTCGATTTAACTATAGTTCTGAAATAAAAGGCCTGAACAAGAAAAGAAAAAAAATTTCTAAAATTACCAACAAACTTGGAAAGTATTGTCTTTCTAACAAATATTCACACATTACAGACTGCATGACAGGTTTCTTTGTATTAAGAAAGACTGTATGTAAAAGATTAATTAATAAGATTGAAATTGATGGATTTAATTTTATTTTTGAATTTCTTGCAATGAGTAAAGGAAATCTATCAATTGGAGAAATACCTCTTATCGTAGATGCCAATTTAAACGATAAAACTATAATCGAATTGCCAATTTTATGGAATTTTGTAATTTCAATATTGCATAATTTAAGTTTTAAATTACTTCCTCGCCGAGCTATAAGTTTTGGGCTCATAGGCATCAGTGGAATAATTATTCAATTATCTATTACTTACTTTTTAATGAGTATTACGAACTTAGACTTTGAACAAGTTATTTTATTTTCAATATTAGTTTCTGCAACATCAAACTTTTTGATTAATAACTCTTTAACATTTAGATCAAATAAATTAAGTGGGAATTTACTATTAATTGGATTAATAAGATTTCTTCTCATCACATCCATACCATTAATTACGAATTTTGCGCTATCAACAGCTTTTTATACGTATATTTTGGGAAATGTATTTTGGGCACAAATATTTGGAATAGCTATTTGTTTTATATGGAATTACACAGCATCTACTAAATTTGTGTGGAAAAAAACTTGA
- a CDS encoding glycosyltransferase family 2 protein, with amino-acid sequence MKRSIAICIPCFNERKNLDELYYRIDKVLEDIKGYNFSIIFADNCSKDSSLDFIKELMKKDERIGYILNVSNFGFVRSSANVLLAPDADANIFLMSDLQDPPELIPELIKQWEETENLVIFAVRRTSRENKILFLTKKLYYYVLSKLSDQKMVRNTTGYGIYDRKVIKSLRDSIDSYPFVKGLVCATGFKWSTISYVSADRKSGKSSASLSFLIDFGVLGIVTSSRKPMRLITFLGLTLGCLAIIFSLIVIITKVLFWTKFAFGIAMISVTNLLFAGTILFALGIIGEYIGFINQRSLKLPLVIERERNNVPSNQIR; translated from the coding sequence TTGAAAAGATCAATTGCTATATGCATTCCATGCTTCAACGAAAGAAAAAACTTAGATGAGCTTTATTATCGTATTGATAAAGTCCTAGAAGATATTAAAGGATATAATTTCTCAATAATTTTTGCAGATAACTGTTCGAAAGACTCATCATTGGATTTCATTAAAGAATTAATGAAGAAAGATGAAAGGATAGGATATATTTTAAACGTATCAAACTTTGGTTTTGTGAGATCATCAGCAAATGTTCTTTTGGCTCCAGACGCTGATGCAAACATCTTCTTGATGTCTGATCTTCAAGATCCGCCTGAACTAATTCCTGAGTTAATAAAACAATGGGAAGAAACAGAAAATTTAGTAATTTTTGCTGTCAGAAGAACAAGTAGGGAAAATAAAATTCTTTTTCTTACAAAAAAATTATATTACTATGTTTTATCAAAATTATCCGATCAAAAAATGGTCAGGAATACTACGGGCTACGGAATCTACGATAGAAAAGTGATTAAAAGTTTAAGGGATTCTATTGATTCTTATCCTTTTGTAAAAGGTTTAGTATGTGCGACAGGTTTTAAATGGTCAACAATCAGCTATGTCAGTGCAGATAGAAAATCAGGGAAAAGTTCTGCTTCTTTATCATTTCTAATCGACTTTGGAGTTCTGGGAATTGTTACTTCTTCAAGAAAACCCATGAGATTAATAACTTTTCTTGGGTTAACCCTTGGCTGCTTAGCAATAATATTTTCTTTAATAGTCATAATAACGAAAGTACTTTTTTGGACCAAATTTGCCTTTGGTATTGCAATGATCTCTGTTACAAACTTATTATTTGCAGGGACTATATTATTCGCTTTAGGAATTATAGGAGAATATATTGGTTTTATTAATCAAAGATCATTAAAATTGCCTTTGGTTATTGAGAGGGAAAGAAATAATGTGCCCTCTAATCAGATAAGATAA
- a CDS encoding NAD-dependent epimerase/dehydratase family protein, whose translation MKILITGGCGFLGSNLSNFFLKKNYEVFIIDSLVRRGSDINLSWLKNSTNHKNLKNFQIDIKNKNKLENIFEVNGPFDYICHVAGQVAMTTSLKDPRTDLETNLIGTFNVLEAMRKYSPHSLLAYSSTNKVYGDLGWLNYKEMSTRFSVSEYPEGFNENLPLDFSTPYGCSKGSADQYVRDWARIYGLKTVVFRHSSIYGGRQYASKDQGWIGWFCKKAIEQKKQQKSNQKLLPFTISGSGKQVRDVLHADDLVNLYEKAFFAKEKLNGEIFNIGGGLENSLSLLELFNLLSELLDIEQLSYNKLPRRQSDQDFFVASIKKAKIKLGWEPKINYKKGIKDMISWTSTLI comes from the coding sequence ATGAAGATTTTAATTACAGGTGGTTGTGGATTTCTAGGAAGTAATTTATCCAATTTCTTTCTTAAAAAGAACTATGAAGTTTTTATTATAGACTCATTAGTTAGAAGAGGCTCAGATATCAATTTAAGTTGGCTCAAAAACTCTACAAATCATAAAAATTTAAAAAATTTCCAAATTGATATAAAAAACAAAAATAAATTAGAAAATATTTTTGAGGTTAATGGACCATTTGATTATATTTGTCACGTTGCTGGTCAAGTAGCAATGACAACCTCTCTTAAAGATCCAAGAACTGACTTAGAAACCAACCTAATAGGAACATTTAATGTTCTTGAGGCAATGCGCAAATATTCACCTCATTCTTTATTAGCCTATAGCAGCACAAATAAAGTTTATGGAGATTTAGGATGGTTGAATTACAAAGAAATGAGTACTAGATTTAGTGTTTCAGAATATCCAGAGGGTTTCAATGAAAATCTCCCTCTTGATTTTTCAACTCCATACGGCTGTTCAAAAGGCTCTGCTGATCAATATGTTCGAGATTGGGCAAGGATATATGGATTAAAAACTGTTGTATTTAGACATTCTTCTATTTATGGAGGGAGACAGTATGCCTCTAAAGATCAAGGATGGATAGGTTGGTTCTGCAAAAAAGCAATAGAACAAAAAAAACAGCAAAAATCTAATCAAAAGTTATTACCATTTACAATTTCTGGCTCTGGTAAACAAGTTAGAGATGTTCTTCATGCGGATGATCTTGTAAATCTATATGAAAAGGCATTTTTTGCAAAAGAAAAATTAAATGGTGAAATATTTAATATCGGCGGTGGTTTAGAAAATTCATTAAGTTTATTAGAATTATTTAATTTGTTGTCTGAGCTATTAGATATAGAGCAACTTTCTTATAATAAATTGCCAAGAAGACAAAGTGATCAAGATTTCTTTGTCGCATCAATTAAAAAAGCTAAGATTAAACTTGGTTGGGAACCTAAAATAAATTACAAAAAAGGTATTAAGGATATGATTAGTTGGACATCAACACTAATTTAA
- a CDS encoding NAD-dependent epimerase/dehydratase family protein has translation MKLFITGASGFIGSHLTNLAKKKGYEIIALNRSYISSQNHDKNIKWLNKDLLDINMYDLEEVDILFNLASAGVSPKEASIQELTKTNILGSIKLMEESIKANVKRCIFTGSCHEYGLSSDRYKMIPSNAPLIPTNNYARSKVASFYMLEALCKNYQTEFIYPRIFSAYGLGQNEMNFWPSLRNAALNNLDFKMTKGTQIRDFIPVEEVAEHLINCCSRKDVIKGTPLVFNIGSGSPISIIDFAKKEWKRLKAKGQLLNGVIPERENEPNSFVPDLNNLYEKKI, from the coding sequence ATGAAATTATTTATAACAGGCGCTTCTGGATTTATAGGTTCACATCTAACAAATCTTGCAAAAAAAAAAGGATATGAAATCATTGCATTAAATAGATCTTATATAAGTAGCCAAAATCATGACAAAAATATTAAATGGCTTAACAAAGATTTACTAGATATAAATATGTATGACCTTGAAGAAGTAGATATATTATTTAATTTGGCTTCAGCAGGTGTAAGTCCTAAAGAGGCTTCTATTCAAGAATTAACAAAAACAAATATCCTTGGATCAATTAAATTAATGGAAGAATCAATTAAAGCTAATGTAAAAAGATGCATTTTTACAGGCTCCTGCCATGAATATGGTTTGAGCTCTGATAGATATAAAATGATTCCAAGTAATGCCCCTTTAATTCCAACAAATAATTATGCTAGAAGTAAGGTCGCAAGTTTTTATATGTTAGAAGCATTATGCAAAAATTATCAAACAGAATTCATTTACCCAAGGATTTTTTCAGCTTATGGATTAGGGCAAAATGAAATGAATTTTTGGCCATCTTTAAGAAATGCGGCATTAAATAATCTAGATTTCAAGATGACTAAAGGTACTCAAATTAGAGATTTCATACCTGTTGAAGAAGTTGCGGAACATTTAATAAATTGCTGTTCAAGAAAAGATGTTATAAAGGGTACTCCACTAGTTTTTAATATTGGCAGTGGCTCTCCGATATCAATTATTGATTTTGCTAAAAAAGAATGGAAAAGATTAAAAGCCAAAGGTCAGTTATTAAATGGAGTAATTCCTGAAAGAGAAAATGAACCAAATTCGTTCGTGCCTGATTTAAATAATTTATATGAAAAAAAAATTTAA
- the rfbG gene encoding CDP-glucose 4,6-dehydratase — protein MNLRNPKIPFWNKKKVIITGHTGFKGSWLSYWLLQMGANIYGISLEPITSPNLFEELKLQQKINHHVTDITNQSLLEKLISDIQPDIIFHMAAQPLVIESYLEPLKTWETNVMGTFNLLNSLKFIKNKCVCICITTDKVYRNNDRENYFKETDPLGGHDPYSSSKAAAEIAIESFRSSFCGNSNFQKNNLLIASVRSGNVIGGGDWSDNRIIPDLIRSIISEKIITIRNPDSVRPWQHVLDPLSGYLKLAEKLFENNINLASSFNFGPNLDSNKKVLDLVHKAEEFWPVSWKIIESKQDFHEARFLGLNTDKAKDLINWEPRWDFDESVKRTFLWYKNYYLFSSETEKYCKEDLEHFLKS, from the coding sequence ATGAATTTGAGAAACCCCAAGATTCCTTTTTGGAATAAAAAAAAAGTAATAATAACTGGGCATACAGGTTTTAAAGGTTCTTGGCTTTCATATTGGCTTTTGCAAATGGGAGCAAATATTTATGGAATTAGTTTAGAACCAATTACATCCCCAAATTTATTTGAAGAACTTAAACTACAGCAAAAGATAAATCATCATGTTACTGACATTACAAATCAAAGTCTCTTAGAAAAATTGATATCTGATATTCAACCTGACATTATTTTCCATATGGCTGCACAACCATTAGTTATTGAAAGTTATTTAGAGCCTTTAAAAACTTGGGAAACAAATGTAATGGGAACTTTTAATCTACTGAATTCATTGAAATTTATTAAAAATAAATGCGTTTGCATTTGTATAACTACTGATAAAGTTTATAGAAATAATGATCGAGAAAATTATTTCAAAGAAACTGATCCCTTAGGAGGACATGATCCATATAGTAGTAGTAAAGCGGCAGCCGAAATTGCTATAGAATCATTTAGATCAAGTTTTTGTGGTAATTCAAACTTTCAAAAAAATAATCTACTAATTGCTAGTGTAAGATCAGGAAACGTTATTGGTGGAGGGGATTGGTCTGATAACAGAATTATTCCTGATCTGATAAGGTCTATAATTTCTGAAAAAATAATCACTATACGAAATCCCGATTCGGTAAGACCCTGGCAACACGTTTTAGATCCTTTATCTGGTTATTTAAAACTAGCTGAAAAACTTTTTGAAAATAATATCAATCTAGCATCTTCATTTAACTTTGGACCAAATCTTGACTCAAATAAAAAAGTATTAGATTTAGTTCATAAAGCTGAGGAGTTTTGGCCTGTTTCGTGGAAAATTATTGAAAGTAAACAAGATTTTCATGAGGCAAGATTCCTCGGATTAAATACAGATAAAGCAAAAGATTTAATTAATTGGGAACCAAGATGGGATTTTGATGAATCCGTTAAAAGAACATTTTTGTGGTACAAAAACTATTATTTATTTTCGAGTGAAACCGAAAAATATTGTAAAGAAGATCTTGAACATTTTTTAAAATCATAA
- the rfbF gene encoding glucose-1-phosphate cytidylyltransferase, whose translation MKAVILAGGLGTRLSEETTIKPKPMIEIGGLPILWHIMKIYSCYGIKEFIICCGYKGYLIKEYFANYYLHSRDFTVDLQKNSITTHNVDSEDWKVTLVDTGKDTLTGGRLARVKEYIGNETFCFTYGDGLADVNISKLIDFHFKKGRKATLTAVQPPGRFGSLAFERGRVLGFNEKPKGDGNWINGGFFVLQPETIDFIENDFCSWEQKPMQKLAELNQLSAFHHSGFWQPMDTLRDKMVLQDLWESNKAPWKIW comes from the coding sequence ATGAAAGCCGTTATACTTGCTGGTGGATTAGGTACGAGACTTTCAGAGGAAACAACAATTAAACCTAAGCCAATGATTGAAATTGGTGGACTACCAATTTTATGGCATATCATGAAAATTTATAGTTGTTATGGCATCAAAGAATTTATAATTTGTTGTGGTTATAAGGGATATTTAATAAAGGAATATTTTGCAAATTATTATCTTCATTCAAGAGACTTTACTGTAGATCTTCAAAAGAATTCTATTACTACCCATAATGTGGATTCTGAAGATTGGAAGGTCACTCTTGTAGATACGGGTAAAGATACTTTGACTGGAGGAAGGCTTGCAAGAGTAAAAGAATATATTGGGAATGAAACTTTCTGCTTCACATATGGAGATGGTTTGGCTGATGTAAATATAAGTAAACTAATAGATTTCCATTTTAAAAAAGGAAGAAAAGCGACGCTTACAGCAGTTCAGCCCCCTGGAAGGTTTGGTTCTTTAGCTTTTGAAAGAGGTAGAGTTCTAGGGTTTAATGAGAAACCAAAAGGTGATGGTAACTGGATTAACGGCGGTTTTTTTGTGCTTCAACCTGAAACAATAGATTTTATAGAAAACGACTTTTGTTCATGGGAACAAAAGCCAATGCAAAAACTTGCAGAGTTAAATCAACTATCTGCATTTCACCACAGCGGTTTTTGGCAGCCAATGGATACTTTAAGAGATAAGATGGTTTTGCAAGATTTATGGGAATCTAATAAAGCGCCTTGGAAAATTTGGTAG